GGGGGCCAATTTTGGCGGCAATACCAGCCCATTATCATCAGAATGGGCCATAATCAGCGCACCGATAAGCCGGGTGGAAACTCCCCACGAGGTAGCCCACACATAATCCTGCTTATTATCACGGGTCAGGTATTTTACATCAAAAGCTTTGGCAAAATTCTGTCCGAGAAAATGGGAAGTTCCTGCCTGCAAAGCTTTTCCATCCTGCATCATGGCCTCAATACAATAAGTTTCTACCGCACCGGCAAAACGTTCGCTGGGTGATTTAACGCCCTGCAACACCGGTACGCCCATATAATTCTCCACAAAATCAGCATAAACTTTCAAAATGGTTTCAGCTTCCTGTATCGCTTCTTCGCGGGAAGCATGGGCGGTATGTCCTTCCTGCCAGAGAAACTCGGCTGTCCGTAAAAACAAGCGGGTACGCATTTCCCAGCGTACCACATTAGCCCACTGGTTAATCAAAAGCGGTAAATCGCGGTACGACTGGATCCATTTCCGGTAAGTATCCCAAATAATGGTTTCAGAAGTAGGACGCACAATGAGTTCTTCTTCCAGCTTAGCATCCGGATCCACAATAACACCACCGTGGCCATCATTTTTCAACCGGTAATGGGTCACTACGGCACACTCTTTGGCAAAACCTTCCACATGCGCTGCTTCTTTGCTAAAAAAAGATTTGGGAATAAACAACGGGAAATAGGCATTTTCATGTCCGGTTTCCTTAAATTTTTCATCCAGGATACGCTGCATTTTCTCCCAAATCGCATATCCATAAGGTTTTATCACCATTGAACCACGAACCGCCGAATTTTCAGCCAACCCGGCTTTAATCACCAGGTCGTTATACCATTGCGAATAATTTTCGCTTCTTTTTGTAAGTTCTTTTGCCATTTTGTACTTTTGGTATAGTCTTTGCAATTTTTTTAATGAACGGCAAAAATAAACAATGTTTATCGAAGCACAATATTTATCGTCATGAAGAAAACAAAATATATCCTCTTTTCAGCTGTAATCGTGAGCTTTATTTTCATTACAGCCTGTAGCACCACCCAAAGTGTTCCCACTGACGACGTGTACTACTCCACTACTCCCCACACGGCCATAGCAGCCAGAACCACATCTTCCTCGGTAAATTACACCAAAAACACACAAACAGAAAACACAGGAACCTATCATGAAGGTTCGGTGGAAAACATTTCGACAGGCTCAGAACAAACAACCAAACAAACAGCAGCCAACGACGATTATGATGTAGATTATTCAGCCCGTCTGAAACGATTCCATGACTCCAACGACACCACACTTGACTATTATGATTCATACTATGAAGATCGCACCATGCCCGGAGAAGAGCAGACAAGCAACGACAAATCAACTTCTTCTACTTCAGTAAGCTATTCTTTCGGCCTGGGATTTGGCAGCCCTTATTTTGGTTCCAGTTGGTCGTTTGGTTTCGGATATCCTTATTCAAGCTGGGGGTTTGATTTAGGATTCGGATGGACTTATCCTTACTGGGGATACTATCCACCGTATTACGGTTATTATCCGCCGTACTATAGTTATTATCCGCCATACTACATCCCGCCGTATTATGGAATCCCTCCTTATTACGGCTACTATCCGCCATATTATCCGGATTATCCGGATGGAGGTTTCCGAAGCGTTTATCAACCGCGGACACACCGGGGCGGCAGTTCTTCCATTCCACAAAGCGTAGTAGCCGGTAGTTCTGGTGTCTATTCTTCGCCGAACAGCAAATCGACTCCCGCCGGAACGGATCAGGTTTCTTCTAAACGAGTACCTATTCATCCGCAAAACGGCGAAGCGGCAAAAACAGGAAACCGATATGTCCGGCCTGCCGGTTCTGTCCGTTATAATCCGGAACAAGCCCGGCAACGCGCAGAAGCAGTACATACACAGGAAAGATTCAACAAACCAGAAAAATCTCCGGCGTACAGAAAAAGCTATGAAGGAAACAGAAGCCCGCAATTCGGCATCTCCGAATCACGAAACCGGGGAGCAGAAAATTACCGCAAACCGCCGGCTTATGTACGGGAAGAAACGATGCCTAAACCGAAATTCAGCAAGCCCAAACAATACCGCAGTTTAGAATCTCGTTCGCCACGTAGCAGCAATGAGTTTTACCGTACATCACCGGTTCGTCCTAATCCGGAATTTGGCACAGGAAGTTCCATCCGGGAAAACTCAAGATACCAACCGGTAAGAAGACAAAATGTTTACCGTCCGGTTCGTTCATCTC
The sequence above is drawn from the Candidatus Sulfidibacterium hydrothermale genome and encodes:
- the proS gene encoding proline--tRNA ligase, producing MAKELTKRSENYSQWYNDLVIKAGLAENSAVRGSMVIKPYGYAIWEKMQRILDEKFKETGHENAYFPLFIPKSFFSKEAAHVEGFAKECAVVTHYRLKNDGHGGVIVDPDAKLEEELIVRPTSETIIWDTYRKWIQSYRDLPLLINQWANVVRWEMRTRLFLRTAEFLWQEGHTAHASREEAIQEAETILKVYADFVENYMGVPVLQGVKSPSERFAGAVETYCIEAMMQDGKALQAGTSHFLGQNFAKAFDVKYLTRDNKQDYVWATSWGVSTRLIGALIMAHSDDNGLVLPPKLAPIQVVIVPIFKKAHQLEAITEKVQEIMKALRAKGISVKFDNRDTQKPGYKFAEWEMKGVPVRLAIGPRDLENGTIEVARRDTLEKETLHVENIAEKIENLLEVIQKNIYQKALDFRTENTFVVDTWDDFKDRIEKGGFVWAHWDGTAETEEKIKEETKATIRLLPLDGKEEPGQCIYSGKPSKRRVVFARAY